Below is a genomic region from Pleomorphomonas sp. T1.2MG-36.
GGCGGCAAGCAACCTTCCGCCGCGAACGACGGCCGATGGCGAACGGCCCGTTTTCGGCGCCTCCGAGGCGACCTGAAGCGGGTGGCGGGATCCCCGGTTTTGCGCTCTGCGCAATGGCTCTGCCTCTTCTCCGTACTTGACAGGAGACGGGCGTCGGCCTAGCATTCTGTATCGTTTCAAGAAGGCGTCGTGCGCCCGCCGGTAACCGGTGGCGGAGGGCGCCTTCTTCGTGTGGATTTCATGACCGCCCCATCCAGCTCCCCGTCCGTTCCGGCGCCCATTCGGCGCGACCGGCTGACCTGGGCCGCCTATCTGGCGCTCGCCCAGTTCACCTTCTTCCTGAACATCCAGGGCAACATCATCCCCTTCCTGAAGGACGAGTTCGACCTCAGCTATCGGGTGGTGACGCTGCATCCGGCGGCGGTGGCGGCCGGTCTGATCGTGTCGGGGCTGTTCGGCGAGCGACTGACGCGTCGCTATGGCCGGAAGCTGTCGGTGTCGATCGGTCTGGTCGGCATGCTGGTCGGGGCGCTGGCCATCATCGCCGCGCCGCATCCGGCCGTCAGTATTTTCGGCTGCTTCCTGATGGGCGCCGTCGGCTGCCTGATCCTGATCATCGTGCCGACGCTCCTGGCCGAATGGCATGGCGCCAACCGCTCGGTGGCGATCGGCGAGGCCAACGGCATCTCCTATGTCGCCTCGCTGACGGCGGCGATGGCGGTCGGCCTGTTCGCGGCCATCGGGCTCGGATGGCGGGCGGCGCTGCTCCTCGGCGTCGTGCTGGCCGGCCTGCTCATCGTCTTCCTGCGTGGCGTTCCTGTGCCCGAGGCGGCCAAGCCCGTCGCGCCGACCGTGAACGGCAAGCCGGGCGGACGCCTGCCCGTGGTCTACTGGTTCTACTGGCTGACGATCATCGCCTTCGTCGGCGTCGAGCAGTCGGTCCTGGTATGGGCGACCGAGTTCATGACCCGCGTCAAAGGCCTGCCGGTCGCATCGTCGGCGGTGATTGCCGGCGCCTTCTCGTTCGGCATGCTGGTCGGCCGCCTGTCGTCCTCGTTGATCCTGAAGCGGATGACGGCGAGCCTTGCGCTCTATCTGTCGGCCATCGTCACGCTGCCGGCCTTCTTCCTGTTCTGGGGGGCGTCCAGCCTGCCGCTCGCCGTGTTCGGCCTGTTCGCGCTCGGTCTCGGCTGCTCGCTGCAATATCCGCTGACCCTGACCAAGGCGATCGTCACCGCCGGCCCTTATGGGGAGCTGGCAACGGCGCGCGCCTCGCTGGCCAGCGGCCTCTCCATCATGATCATTCCCTGGCTGGTGGGCGCCACGGCCGATCAGGTCGGCCTGTCGGGCGCCATCGCGCTGCTGCCGATCCTCACCGTCGTCGCCGTGGGCTTCCTGTTCGTCGGCGAACGGGTGGTTCGCCGCTGATACCTTTTCCGTCAGGTTTCGACCTTCCGGGCGGAAGCTTATGGAAGCGGAAGCGCCCGACCGGGCGCCGGCCGGTCAGGCCGAAACCCGCTTGAGCTGGATGAGTCCAGATCAAGCGGATCGGGTATGACGTCAGTTGCCGGCAAGGCCGAGCGCCGATTTGATCTCGGGTTCGAGGGTAAGGGCCTTGCCGTCGCCGATCACCGAAAAGCCCTGTCCGGCGCTGGTGAGTCCGGCCGAATAGATCGCCCAGGCAAAGCCCTTGTCGTCGGCGGCGGCGCGCGTCGCCTCGATGAGGGCGATGCGCGAGGCGGGATCGGCGGCATCCTGGAAGATGCCGAATTCGCCCAACAGGATGCGCTCGGCCGGAATTCCGTTCTCGTTGGCCCAGTTGCTGACCCGCTGGAAATCTGCGCCGATGGTGGCCGGGCCGGCCTCGGTGGAGCGATAGGCGTCGAGCGCTTCGCCCACCCCGATGTCGAGTTCCCTTCGGCGTTTCGGATCGGCCACCTGCTTGGCGATTCGGTTCTTCGCGTCTTGCAGAAGCCGCTTGCCTTCGGCGGCGTCGAGGTGGGCGGCCGGATAGGGCAGATGGGTGAGGTAGCGGCCGGGGTCGTCGACCCAGGGCCGGCCGGCGTGGCTGACGGCCATCGGTTCGTAATAGTGGAAGGTCCAGACGATGTTGGGATCGTCGGCGAAAGGGGCCGGGTCGAGGCGCGTCAGCCCGTCGATGAGGCCGCCCCGACCGCCGGTCAGCACCAGCGTCAGCGTCGGCGCCGCCTGACGGGCGGCCGATCTCAGCGCGGCGAGCTGGTCGGGCCAGCGGTCGGTCAGGGCGAGATAGGACCCCCAGTCCTGGTTGGGCTCGTTGATCGGTTCGAGCAGGGTCCGGTCGGGTGGCAGGGCGGCGAGGCGGCCGGCGAGGCGTGTGACGAGGCCGAGATAGCGGTCCCAGAGCAGCGGCGCATGGTCGTCGGTGCCGAGCACATCCTGCAACCCGTCGGGACGCTCCTCGTCGACCGGCAGCAGGTGCATGTCGACGATCACCGTGAAGCCGAGCGCCTGCAAGCGCTCGGTCGCCGCGACGATGCGGCCGATCAGCGGCCCGGCACCGTCGTCGCCCGCCCAGAGCAGGGCGGCGGCGTCGATGTTGAGGCGAACGAAATCGAAGCCCTCGGCCTTGAGGGTGGTGAGTTGCCGGTCGTCGATGCGGCCCATCCAGTCGGGGAAGTTGTCTCGATCGAAGCCGGGCGCCAGAAAGGCGTCGCGGGCGGTCCAGGTCTGCCAGACCTCGAAGTTGATGCCGCGCTTCAGGGCGGGGGTGGCGGCGGCCGGGAGCGCGGCGAGGAGCCCCAGGCAAAGCGCCGTGAGACGGGCGGCAAGGGTGGGGCGGTGCATCGGAACTCCTTCGGGAGGCTGCGCTGGGGGCGGTGGCCGATCATGCCGGGGCGGCGGCGCCGACGCAACGGACCCGTGCGGGAGTTGACGATCTTCCGTCCGGCGCGCCGACGTGAGAGAAGGCAGCCAGAAATCTCATGAACGCTGGCGCGGACCCGCCCGGCACTACCGGTAGACCCATCATGTTTCTCACCCTGGTCGATTTCGTCGGCTGCTTCGCCTTTGCCCTCAGCGGTGGTACGCGCGCCGTGGAGCGGCGGCTCGATCCGTTCGGCATCGTCTTTCTGGCCTTCGTCGCCGCCACCTTCGGCGGCATCATGCGCGATGTGGTGATCGGCGCCGTGCCGCCGGTGGCCTTCGTCACCTGGCACTACTTCGCCATTTCCTGCGCCGCCGGCTTCTGCTGCATCTTCGCCCACCACCTGATCGCGCGTCTTGCCGCGCCAGTGGCGGTGTTCGACGCGCTGGGGCTCGGGCTCTATGTGGTGGTGGGCACGCGCAAGGCCATGGATGCCGGCCTCTCGCCGCTGATGGCGGCCGTGGTCGGCATGATCACCGCCATCGGCGGCGGCATCGGCCGCGATATCCTGGCGGCGCAGACGCCGATGGTTCTGCACAAGGAGATCTACGCGCTGGCGGCGCTGATCGGCGCGCTGGTGGTCTCGGTCGGCGATTATTACCACCTGCCGGGCGTGCCCGTCGCCATCGTCGGCGGTGGCCTGTCCATCCTGCTCCGTCTCGCCGCCATGCGCTGGGACTGGAATCTGCCGCCGCCGGCCGGCCGCACGTAGGCGGGCGGTTCCTCCGGCGACGGCATGTGGAGTGCCGATCCGATCGAATCAGACCGGCGCTCCAGGCTCTTGTTTGTGAAGCATCATCTTCGCGGTCGTCGCTTCACGTCGGCCGGATGATGCTTTCGGCTCCTCAGCCGGTGCGAATGCCGGAGAGGAAGGTATCGACCTCGTTCCGCAGCGTGTCGGACTGGCGGGCGAGATTGTTGGCGGCGGCCAGAACCTGGCTCGCCGCGCCGGACGACTCGGTCGCCGCCTGGGTGATGCCCACCACATTCTGCGACACCTGGTGAGTGCCGATCGACGCCTGGCTGACGTTGCGGGCGATCTCGGCGGTGGCGGCGCCCTGCTGGTCGACGGCGGTGGCGATCGACGTGGCGATGCGGTTGAGGTGCTCGATCACGCCGGTGATGGTGACGATTGCCTCGGCCGACGACTGCGTCGACGACTGGATCTCTCCGATCTGCGACGAAATCTGCGACGTCGCCCGCGACGTCTGATCGGCAAGCTGCTTCACCTCGGCGGCAACGACGGCAAAGCCCTTGCCGGCTTCTCCCGCCCGCGCCGCCTCGATGGTGGCGTTGAGCGCCAGAAGGTTGGTCTGGCTGGCGATGCTGTCGATGAGGTTGACGACTTCGCCGATGCGATTGGCGCTTTCGGCCAGTTCGCGCACCCGCTCGGCCGTCAGCTGGGCATCCTTGCTGGCCTTCGAGGCGACCACGGTGCTCTCGTCGGCCTGGCGCTTGATCTCCGAGATGGAGGTCGCCAGCTCCTCGGCCGCCGCCGCCACGGTCTCGACGTTTGTGGAGGCCTCCTCGGCGGCGCTCGCCACGGTGACCGACTGGCTGGAGACTTCTTCGGCTGCGGCCGACATCGACTGCGCCGCCGCCTGCAACTGCGTCGAGGAGCCGACGACCGTCTCGACGACGCCGCCGACAGCCGTCTCGAACGCGTCGGCCATCTCCTTCATCTCGGCGCGGCGCTGCGTCTCGGCTTCCGCCTTGGCGTGCTCTTGCTCCACGCGCATGCGCTGGTTTTCCTCAAGCCCCTGCTTGAACACGTGGAGCGTCGCCGCCATCGTGCCCACCTCGTCGCCGCGCCCAAGGCCGGGCACGTCGACCGTAAGGTCGCCTTCGGAGATCCGCTGCATGGCCTGGGTGAGGGAGACGACGGGCCGCGACAGGCCGCGCCCGATCAGCACCGAGAGCACCGCTCCGAGCAGCAGTCCGCCGCCGGCAAAACTCCACAGGGTGGTGGTGGTCGAGGCCTGGCTCGCCTCGGTGTTGCTCTTCAATTCGGCTTGCGCGTCCTGGACGGCCGACTGGAAGCCCGCGAACTCGTCTGCGATCTTGGCGACGAAGGTCCGCATTTCTGTGGCCTGTTTCTCGATGTCGGACTCCAGCGCCAGGGACTTGTTGAACCCTTCGACATATTGCGCGATGTGACCGCGAACGGTGCCGAGCCGGCTGGCGAGCGCCGGAGGGGCGACGGCAATGGCCTCGTTCAGCGCGGCGTCGGCGTCCACGAAGGCCTTGAGGGCGTTCTTGTCGGCATCGGCTTCGCTTTTCGCCGTTGCCTTGGTGGCGAAGATGCGGCCGGTGAGGATGAAGCGAAGAGCTCGCTCGGAGTGCGCGGCCACCGGCGATCCCTGGCCTGCGTCGTCGATGATCGCTTCGAGATCGGTGCGGAGCTTCACGCCAAGCGGGTTGAGCGTCTCGGCGGACAGGCCGTTGACGTCGTGGCGGGTCTTGATGAGCGTCGCAAGCAGGCCGTCATAAGTCTCGAAACTGGCCTGCATGGCCTTGAGATGGTCGGTCTGCTCGGCGTCGCCGGTGGCTTTCAGACCGTCCTCGAGCGCGGCCCGCATGGCCGACGCCCGTTCCGTCACGGCGGCGTCTGCGTCGGGCAGTGTCGTGTAGATGACTTCCCGCGCGGCGCGGCGATATTCGAGGAAGGTGGTCTGGATCCTGTTTGCCTTGTCGGTGACATCGATTTGGGTGAACAGGGTTCCGATGACGTCGCCGATGCCCGAAAGGCTTTTGAGCGACATGCCGGCCGTAAAGGCCAGGATCACCAGAATGGCGGAAAAGCCGAGTCCGATGCGTGTGGAGATGTTCACGGATCGTCGGGACCCGGCGGTGTGGGGCTGCGTCTGCATATTCGTCGCTTCCTCCTGTCGGCCATTAGTGAGTCCAACCTCAGGTAGAGCGGCGATTAGTTTCGATTCGCCGCTGTTGGAACCTGCAATATTTCGATTTAGAATGGTTAAAACACTCATAACGCGAAATAATATCTGGTGAAGCGTGTGTATTAGAAGTTTGGAAAATGACCGTTGCTCTTTTATTTCGAACGGCTGGATCCGTAGTAGTTCCAAATTATATTTATAACTAGCTAGAATTGGCCGCAGATCAGCCGAAAATAACAGGCTGTCTATGAGAGAATTTACTTGGTTAAATATTAACTCGTTACTTATTTGATGCTGGTGTGGCCTCTATAGGCATCTTTAACAATGGCAGAATTGTTCTTTTTCCCGCCACATTCAAGTGGGTGGGACACCCATTCGCAACGTTTCCGACCGATAGGGCGCGCGGACAAATTTCGCTCGGCGGCCTGCCCGGCGGCGGGGCGGGCTCCAAGATTTCTGTTCGAGAGGGAGATTCGGGTCCGGAGATTTGGTGCGGCATGAGAGGCCGCTGCGGCTGTCGTCCCGGTGGATCGCGCGGTGGACGCTTCCGGGGCGCGAGCCCGCCTGAGCGCGGATGGCGCCGCCGGACATGCCGTTGCCGTAAACGCACTGAAGGCGCGGACACAAAATGTCCGCGCCTTCAGATGTCGATGCGATGGATGACGAATCCTACGGTGATCGGCTCAGTTGAGGGCCGTCTCGACCTGCCGCGCCGTGCGGGCGACAATCCTGCCGCCCTTCACCACGACGTTCCGATCGGGCAGGTCCAGGATCACGTCGGCGACGCGATGGGTGTCGAGCAGCACCATGTCGGCGCGGGCACCGACGAAGATGCCGTAGTCGGGGATGCGCAGCGCCTTGGCCGCGTTCACCGTCAGCATGTCGAGCACGGTTGCCTGATCGTCGGCGCCGCCGAGATGGCAGGCGGGAAGGGCCAGCGCGGCAATCTGCAGCAAGTCACCAGTGCCGTAGGGCGTGAAGGCATTGCGGATGTTGTTGGTGGCCAGGCAGACGTTGACCCCGCCATCGCGCAGCGCACGGACCGGCGCGATGGTCCGGCGGACGTTTTCCAGATCCTTTCGCCCACCAAGGTGCATGTCCGTCGCCGGCAGGGCCATGACCGAGATGCCGGCGTCTTTTATCAATGCGATGATCTCGCCGCGCCGTTCGTGGGGCACGGCCGCCAGCGCCGTCAGATGGCCAACCGAGACGCGTCCCTGCCAGCCCTCGGCAATGGTCTTTCGCGCCAGGTACTCGATGGACATCGCGTCCGCGTCGTCGCGGAAGTCCTGATGAAAATCGAGGTCCTTGTCGAAGTCCTTTGCCAGGCGGAAGACCCAGTCGATGTGAGCGTTGGCATC
It encodes:
- a CDS encoding glycoside hydrolase family 5 protein → MHRPTLAARLTALCLGLLAALPAAATPALKRGINFEVWQTWTARDAFLAPGFDRDNFPDWMGRIDDRQLTTLKAEGFDFVRLNIDAAALLWAGDDGAGPLIGRIVAATERLQALGFTVIVDMHLLPVDEERPDGLQDVLGTDDHAPLLWDRYLGLVTRLAGRLAALPPDRTLLEPINEPNQDWGSYLALTDRWPDQLAALRSAARQAAPTLTLVLTGGRGGLIDGLTRLDPAPFADDPNIVWTFHYYEPMAVSHAGRPWVDDPGRYLTHLPYPAAHLDAAEGKRLLQDAKNRIAKQVADPKRRRELDIGVGEALDAYRSTEAGPATIGADFQRVSNWANENGIPAERILLGEFGIFQDAADPASRIALIEATRAAADDKGFAWAIYSAGLTSAGQGFSVIGDGKALTLEPEIKSALGLAGN
- a CDS encoding amidohydrolase family protein — its product is MDLIFRNTRIDDSAELTDVGVDGGKIVEIKSGIAATAKEDIDAAGRVLIPGLIESHLHLEKAYVMDRKPNRSGTLMEAIAVTAELKPTFTRDDIEARSRRVLKKLITSGTTHVRAHAEFDPAQGFTGFDTVLALREEYRGLIDIQVVAFPQEGILKAPGTDAMMVEAMKRGADVVGGIPYNDTDANAHIDWVFRLAKDFDKDLDFHQDFRDDADAMSIEYLARKTIAEGWQGRVSVGHLTALAAVPHERRGEIIALIKDAGISVMALPATDMHLGGRKDLENVRRTIAPVRALRDGGVNVCLATNNIRNAFTPYGTGDLLQIAALALPACHLGGADDQATVLDMLTVNAAKALRIPDYGIFVGARADMVLLDTHRVADVILDLPDRNVVVKGGRIVARTARQVETALN
- a CDS encoding trimeric intracellular cation channel family protein, yielding MFLTLVDFVGCFAFALSGGTRAVERRLDPFGIVFLAFVAATFGGIMRDVVIGAVPPVAFVTWHYFAISCAAGFCCIFAHHLIARLAAPVAVFDALGLGLYVVVGTRKAMDAGLSPLMAAVVGMITAIGGGIGRDILAAQTPMVLHKEIYALAALIGALVVSVGDYYHLPGVPVAIVGGGLSILLRLAAMRWDWNLPPPAGRT
- a CDS encoding MFS transporter is translated as MTAPSSSPSVPAPIRRDRLTWAAYLALAQFTFFLNIQGNIIPFLKDEFDLSYRVVTLHPAAVAAGLIVSGLFGERLTRRYGRKLSVSIGLVGMLVGALAIIAAPHPAVSIFGCFLMGAVGCLILIIVPTLLAEWHGANRSVAIGEANGISYVASLTAAMAVGLFAAIGLGWRAALLLGVVLAGLLIVFLRGVPVPEAAKPVAPTVNGKPGGRLPVVYWFYWLTIIAFVGVEQSVLVWATEFMTRVKGLPVASSAVIAGAFSFGMLVGRLSSSLILKRMTASLALYLSAIVTLPAFFLFWGASSLPLAVFGLFALGLGCSLQYPLTLTKAIVTAGPYGELATARASLASGLSIMIIPWLVGATADQVGLSGAIALLPILTVVAVGFLFVGERVVRR
- a CDS encoding HAMP domain-containing methyl-accepting chemotaxis protein translates to MNISTRIGLGFSAILVILAFTAGMSLKSLSGIGDVIGTLFTQIDVTDKANRIQTTFLEYRRAAREVIYTTLPDADAAVTERASAMRAALEDGLKATGDAEQTDHLKAMQASFETYDGLLATLIKTRHDVNGLSAETLNPLGVKLRTDLEAIIDDAGQGSPVAAHSERALRFILTGRIFATKATAKSEADADKNALKAFVDADAALNEAIAVAPPALASRLGTVRGHIAQYVEGFNKSLALESDIEKQATEMRTFVAKIADEFAGFQSAVQDAQAELKSNTEASQASTTTTLWSFAGGGLLLGAVLSVLIGRGLSRPVVSLTQAMQRISEGDLTVDVPGLGRGDEVGTMAATLHVFKQGLEENQRMRVEQEHAKAEAETQRRAEMKEMADAFETAVGGVVETVVGSSTQLQAAAQSMSAAAEEVSSQSVTVASAAEEASTNVETVAAAAEELATSISEIKRQADESTVVASKASKDAQLTAERVRELAESANRIGEVVNLIDSIASQTNLLALNATIEAARAGEAGKGFAVVAAEVKQLADQTSRATSQISSQIGEIQSSTQSSAEAIVTITGVIEHLNRIATSIATAVDQQGAATAEIARNVSQASIGTHQVSQNVVGITQAATESSGAASQVLAAANNLARQSDTLRNEVDTFLSGIRTG